A genomic stretch from Deinococcus metalli includes:
- a CDS encoding class Ib ribonucleoside-diphosphate reductase assembly flavoprotein NrdI: MLLAYDSLTGNVRRLALDLAATLGAPLLDVRHPDSAAPGQPYLLLTYTFGRGQMPDSTRVFLEQHAPLLRGVVASGSYHWGQHFARAADVIAAAYGVPVVAKVDKGGSAADRQRVLSWIGAQRHGPHDVHAGGMTWNAGSN, encoded by the coding sequence ATGCTGTTGGCCTACGACTCGTTGACGGGCAATGTCCGGCGGCTGGCCCTGGACCTCGCGGCCACGCTGGGCGCGCCCTTGCTGGACGTGCGGCACCCGGACAGCGCGGCGCCGGGGCAGCCGTACCTGCTGCTGACCTACACCTTCGGCCGGGGCCAGATGCCGGACTCGACCCGGGTTTTTCTGGAGCAGCACGCGCCGCTGCTGCGCGGCGTGGTGGCGAGCGGGTCGTACCACTGGGGCCAGCACTTCGCGCGCGCGGCGGACGTGATCGCGGCCGCGTACGGCGTGCCGGTGGTCGCCAAGGTGGACAAGGGCGGCAGCGCCGCCGACCGGCAGCGCGTGCTGTCGTGGATCGGCGCGCAGCGGCATGGGCCGCATGACGTGCACGCGGGAGGAATGACGTGGAACGCTGGATCGAACTGA
- a CDS encoding branched-chain amino acid ABC transporter permease, giving the protein MQLIAFQLVNSVAYGMLLFLLSAGFSLIFGVARVANLAHGAFYVLGGYLGLSVTRAGGPFWLGVLAATASGAALGVLAERLLLARVQGQPLRQVLLTLGLTFVVSDVIRQVWGTDIQSVSPPAPFEGPVALGGVLVPAYPFVLIGLGVAVFVTMLAVLRRTRAGAMIRAVTADPVMSGTLGLPVRRVSRLTFAAGLGLAAFGGAVGSPQLALTPTLDSTMTLLALTVVVIGGLGSVEGAFVAALLVGLVSGFGAVYFPALVQIAMFALMVLVLALRPQGLLGRLEPA; this is encoded by the coding sequence ATGCAGCTGATCGCGTTCCAGCTCGTGAACAGCGTGGCATACGGCATGCTGCTGTTCCTGCTCTCGGCGGGCTTCTCGCTGATCTTCGGGGTGGCGCGGGTCGCCAACCTCGCGCACGGGGCGTTCTACGTGCTGGGCGGGTATCTGGGCCTGAGCGTGACGCGGGCGGGCGGTCCGTTCTGGCTGGGCGTGCTGGCCGCCACGGCCAGCGGAGCGGCGCTGGGCGTGCTGGCTGAGCGGCTGCTGCTCGCGCGCGTGCAGGGCCAGCCGCTCCGGCAGGTGCTGCTCACGCTGGGGCTGACCTTCGTGGTGTCCGACGTCATCCGGCAGGTGTGGGGCACCGACATCCAGAGCGTGTCGCCGCCGGCGCCCTTCGAAGGGCCGGTCGCGCTGGGCGGCGTGCTCGTGCCCGCGTACCCGTTCGTGCTGATCGGGCTGGGCGTGGCGGTGTTCGTGACGATGCTCGCCGTGCTGCGCCGCACCCGCGCGGGCGCCATGATCCGCGCGGTGACGGCCGATCCCGTCATGAGCGGCACGCTGGGGCTGCCGGTCCGGCGGGTGTCGCGGCTGACCTTCGCGGCGGGCCTCGGGCTGGCGGCCTTCGGCGGCGCGGTGGGCAGTCCGCAGCTGGCCCTCACGCCCACGCTGGACAGCACCATGACGCTCCTGGCGCTCACGGTGGTCGTGATCGGCGGTCTGGGCAGCGTCGAGGGCGCCTTCGTGGCCGCGCTGCTGGTGGGGCTGGTCAGCGGCTTCGGGGCGGTGTACTTCCCGGCGCTGGTGCAGATCGCCATGTTCGCGTTGATGGTGCTGGTGCTCGCGCTGCGGCCACAGGGCCTGCTGGGCCGCCTGGAGCCCGCGTGA
- a CDS encoding branched-chain amino acid ABC transporter permease — protein MSVPATAPAAHLRVPRPVLLALAGAALVMPPLLGGYPLYLATEALCWAIAAAALDLLVGYAGLTPLGHIAMWGLGGYVTALLTRAGVPLPLTLAVAAASAAVYSALTAPLALRAGGLGFLMLTLAFAQMLASLAAKWTAVTGGTDGLTFTPAVGGTPLYALSVAALALTLWTLTRVTRSPFGRVLEAIRQNAPRARALGYPVLAYQFGAVLIASAFIGLAGALGAVHRGIVTPSDVFWLQSAVLLIMVLLGGARSLWGPVLGAVLYTALQAVVSSRTDLWAGAVGALLIAVVLAGRGGLWSLMRRAP, from the coding sequence GTGAGCGTGCCGGCCACCGCACCCGCCGCGCACCTGCGCGTGCCGCGCCCCGTGCTGCTGGCCCTGGCAGGGGCGGCGCTCGTCATGCCCCCGCTGCTGGGCGGCTACCCGCTGTACCTCGCCACAGAGGCGCTGTGCTGGGCGATCGCCGCGGCCGCACTGGACCTGCTGGTGGGATACGCGGGGCTCACACCGCTGGGGCACATCGCGATGTGGGGTCTGGGCGGATACGTGACCGCACTGCTCACACGCGCCGGCGTTCCTCTGCCGCTGACGCTCGCGGTGGCCGCGGCGAGCGCTGCTGTGTACTCCGCGCTCACGGCCCCGCTGGCGCTGCGGGCGGGCGGTCTGGGGTTCCTGATGCTCACGCTGGCATTCGCGCAGATGCTCGCCTCTCTGGCTGCGAAGTGGACGGCTGTCACGGGCGGCACCGACGGCCTGACGTTCACGCCGGCCGTGGGCGGCACGCCGCTGTATGCGCTGAGCGTCGCCGCGCTGGCGCTGACGCTGTGGACGCTCACCCGCGTGACCCGCTCGCCCTTCGGCCGCGTGCTGGAGGCGATCCGGCAGAACGCGCCGCGGGCCCGCGCGCTGGGCTACCCGGTCCTCGCGTACCAGTTCGGAGCGGTGCTGATCGCGTCCGCGTTCATCGGGCTGGCGGGCGCGCTGGGCGCCGTGCACCGCGGCATCGTGACGCCCAGTGACGTCTTCTGGTTGCAGTCGGCGGTCCTCCTGATCATGGTGCTGCTGGGCGGTGCCCGCTCGCTGTGGGGGCCGGTGCTTGGTGCGGTGCTGTACACGGCCCTTCAGGCCGTCGTCAGCTCGCGCACCGACCTGTGGGCGGGCGCGGTGGGCGCGCTGCTGATCGCCGTGGTGCTGGCCGGACGCGGAGGCCTGTGGTCGCTGATGCGCCGGGCGCCATGA